A DNA window from Agrobacterium tumefaciens contains the following coding sequences:
- the traR gene encoding autoinducer-binding transcriptional regulator TraR encodes MQHWLDKLTDLAAIQGDECILKDGLADLAEHFGFTGYAYLHIQHKHTIAVTNYHRDWRSAYFENNFDKLDPVVKRAKSRKQVFAWSGEQERSRLSKEERAFYAHAADFGIRSGITIPIKTANGSMSMFTLASERPAIDLDREIDAVAAAGAVGQLHARISFLQTTPTVEDAAWLDPKEATYLRWIAVGMTMEEVADVEGVKYNSVRVKLREAMKRFDVRSKAHLTALAIRRKLI; translated from the coding sequence ATGCAGCACTGGCTGGACAAGTTGACCGATCTTGCCGCAATTCAGGGCGACGAGTGCATCCTGAAAGATGGCCTTGCCGACCTTGCCGAACATTTCGGCTTCACCGGCTACGCCTATCTCCATATCCAGCACAAACACACCATCGCGGTCACCAATTATCATCGTGACTGGCGATCGGCTTATTTCGAGAACAACTTCGACAAGCTCGATCCGGTCGTCAAGCGCGCGAAATCCAGGAAGCAAGTCTTTGCCTGGTCCGGCGAACAGGAACGATCGCGGCTATCGAAGGAAGAGCGTGCCTTCTACGCGCATGCGGCCGATTTCGGCATCCGCTCCGGCATCACCATTCCGATCAAGACCGCCAACGGATCAATGTCGATGTTCACGCTGGCGTCGGAAAGGCCGGCGATCGACCTCGACCGTGAGATCGACGCGGTCGCAGCCGCGGGCGCCGTCGGGCAGCTCCATGCCCGCATCTCTTTCCTTCAGACCACTCCGACAGTGGAAGATGCCGCCTGGCTCGATCCGAAAGAGGCGACCTATCTCAGATGGATCGCCGTCGGCATGACAATGGAGGAAGTCGCAGACGTGGAGGGCGTCAAGTACAACAGCGTCCGTGTCAAGCTCCGCGAGGCCATGAAGCGCTTCGACGTTCGCAGCAAGGCCCATCTCACCGCCCTCGCAATCAGAAGAAAGCTGATCTGA
- the gtfA gene encoding sucrose phosphorylase, whose translation MQNKVQFITYVDRLTRGGFRQLKELVDGKFAGLFGGVHVLPFFNPIDGADAGFDPTDHTIVDPRLGDWEDVRALSGSVEIMADLIVNHVSSQSGAFTDFIAKGSASEFADMFMTFEKVFPDGATEEDLLRIYRPRPGLPFSKVTLADGTQRMLWTTFTPEQIDIDVHSAKGTTYLETILDRFSEANVTAIRLDAAGYAIKKAGSSCFMIDDTYAFLEEVAGKARNRGMEVLVEIHSYHRDQIEIAKKVDRVYDFALPPLILHALFTGDATPLAKWLAISPRNAITVLDTHDGIGVIDVGARSDGRAGLLEPQAIDNLVEEIHRRSDGQSRQATGAAASNLDLYQVNCTYYDALGRNDNDYLIARAIQFFAPGIPQVYYVGLLGGVNDMDLLAKTGVGRDINRHYYGNDEIGTALETPLFHRLSNLIRFRNTHPAFGGALKATIADAGALVLSWQHGDAFAELKISFADRKASIAASGQSEMQIVE comes from the coding sequence ATGCAAAACAAAGTGCAGTTTATCACCTATGTTGACCGCCTGACCAGAGGTGGTTTCAGGCAATTGAAGGAACTGGTCGATGGCAAGTTCGCTGGCCTGTTCGGCGGCGTCCATGTCTTGCCTTTCTTCAATCCGATCGATGGCGCTGATGCCGGATTCGATCCAACAGATCACACGATCGTCGATCCGCGCCTCGGCGACTGGGAGGATGTGCGGGCTTTGTCGGGATCCGTGGAAATCATGGCCGATCTTATCGTCAACCATGTCTCATCGCAATCCGGCGCATTCACGGACTTCATTGCCAAGGGTTCGGCGTCCGAATTTGCCGACATGTTCATGACGTTCGAAAAGGTATTTCCCGATGGCGCCACCGAAGAAGACCTTCTGAGGATCTATCGACCGCGCCCCGGTTTACCGTTTTCGAAGGTGACCCTGGCTGATGGTACTCAGCGGATGCTCTGGACAACCTTCACACCGGAGCAGATCGACATCGATGTCCACAGCGCCAAAGGCACAACCTATCTCGAAACGATCCTCGATCGCTTTTCGGAGGCGAATGTGACGGCGATCCGCCTCGACGCCGCGGGATACGCGATCAAGAAAGCGGGCAGCAGTTGCTTCATGATCGACGATACCTACGCATTCCTCGAAGAAGTGGCTGGAAAGGCCCGCAACCGCGGCATGGAGGTTCTGGTCGAGATTCATAGTTATCATCGTGACCAAATCGAGATCGCGAAGAAGGTCGACCGGGTCTACGATTTCGCACTACCACCGCTCATCTTGCATGCATTGTTTACGGGAGACGCCACGCCGCTGGCAAAGTGGCTGGCAATAAGCCCCCGTAACGCGATCACCGTTCTCGACACCCATGACGGGATCGGCGTTATAGATGTCGGCGCCCGTAGCGACGGCCGGGCGGGCCTCCTCGAACCCCAGGCGATCGACAATCTTGTGGAAGAGATCCATAGGCGATCGGATGGCCAGAGCCGCCAGGCGACGGGGGCCGCTGCATCGAATCTGGACCTTTATCAGGTAAACTGCACCTACTATGACGCGCTTGGTCGCAACGATAATGATTATCTCATCGCTCGGGCAATTCAGTTTTTTGCTCCAGGAATTCCGCAAGTCTATTATGTCGGTTTATTGGGCGGCGTAAACGATATGGACCTGCTCGCCAAAACGGGCGTGGGGCGTGACATTAACCGGCACTATTACGGCAACGACGAAATCGGTACGGCCCTTGAGACCCCGCTCTTCCATCGCCTTTCAAATCTGATCCGTTTCAGGAACACCCATCCCGCCTTCGGTGGAGCGCTCAAGGCCACCATTGCTGATGCCGGAGCGTTGGTGCTTTCATGGCAACACGGCGATGCTTTTGCTGAATTGAAGATCTCATTTGCCGACCGCAAGGCGAGCATTGCCGCATCTGGTCAGAGCGAGATGCAGATCGTCGAGTGA
- a CDS encoding DeoR/GlpR family DNA-binding transcription regulator has protein sequence MVFNSTQDRQAKIVELLRDEQFLAIGRLTEHFQISVATARRDLSELHEAGLLRRTHGGAVSVTQVTQDKPNAARAVWNRAEKAAIAGVVAGMIVEGDTVLLDAGTTALEVAKKLADRRNLTFISNGLDIVEELTRGEGKSIYSVGGEYTETNRSFRGPLAEQFIRQFNVDKLILNAASIDVDRGLICTSSPVNASVARAMIEVSSRVIVVADHSKFTKSSLSVTARIEDVGVIVTDSGTRTIIETIPEKLRKKFVVAN, from the coding sequence TTGGTGTTCAACTCAACTCAGGACCGCCAGGCGAAAATCGTTGAGCTTTTGCGCGATGAGCAGTTTTTGGCTATCGGCAGATTGACGGAGCACTTCCAGATTTCGGTGGCCACCGCGAGGCGCGACTTGAGCGAACTCCACGAGGCCGGACTCTTGCGTCGAACTCACGGCGGTGCGGTCAGCGTCACGCAGGTTACACAGGACAAGCCGAACGCTGCCCGCGCCGTCTGGAATCGGGCGGAGAAGGCGGCCATAGCCGGAGTCGTTGCCGGTATGATCGTCGAGGGTGACACGGTTCTTCTGGACGCCGGTACAACTGCGCTGGAAGTTGCCAAGAAGCTCGCTGACCGCAGAAACCTCACCTTCATCTCGAATGGTCTCGACATTGTCGAGGAATTGACGAGAGGGGAGGGCAAAAGCATTTATTCGGTCGGGGGCGAGTATACCGAAACGAACCGCTCCTTCCGCGGCCCTTTGGCGGAGCAATTTATCCGCCAGTTCAATGTCGACAAACTCATTCTCAACGCGGCGTCGATCGATGTTGATCGCGGATTGATCTGTACGTCGTCGCCCGTGAACGCGAGTGTCGCTCGCGCCATGATCGAAGTTTCGAGCCGCGTGATCGTCGTCGCGGATCATTCGAAATTCACAAAATCGAGCCTCTCGGTGACGGCCAGGATCGAGGATGTCGGTGTGATCGTCACCGACTCTGGAACCCGAACCATCATTGAGACAATACCGGAAAAGCTGCGGAAGAAGTTCGTTGTTGCGAACTAG
- a CDS encoding methyl-accepting chemotaxis protein has protein sequence MNILNRGANACAVLAALSKSQAMIEFDLTGRILTANDNFCRALGYELSEIIGKHHSMFVEPDFVKSADYKAFWAKLAAGNFDQQQYKRIGKGGKEVWIEASYNPVMRRGKPVKVVKIATDITAQKLKVAEDAGKIEALSRAQAIIEFTPTGDVLTANENFLSALGYSLSEIQGKHHSMFCEPSYTASPDYRNFWKMLAGGDLMADEFMRLGKGGRKVFIQASYNPIFDMNGRVFKVVKFATDVTTRVENVEQLAGCLNRLADGDLAQQIEKPFIPSLERLRTDFNAASDKLKRAMATVADNARAISAGSSEIRTAADELAKRTEQQAASVEETAAALEEITTTVKDSSRRAEEAGQLVARTREHAEHSGEVVRDAIGAMDQIETSSREISNIIGVIDEIAFQTNLLALNAGVEAARAGEAGKGFAVVAQEVRELAQRSAKAAKEIKTLITSSGSQVQSGVSLVTKAGSALQEIATQVHDINTNVVAIVEAAREQSNALGEINKAVNSVDQGTQQNAAMVEEQTAASHSLAREAAALFELLEHFRFDDSGRTQAFAGQVHQPSVAPVAKQSTRAAQVFAA, from the coding sequence GTGAATATTCTCAATCGTGGTGCCAATGCATGCGCGGTACTTGCCGCCCTCTCTAAATCTCAAGCCATGATCGAATTCGATCTGACCGGAAGGATACTCACCGCCAACGACAATTTCTGCCGGGCGCTCGGCTATGAGCTATCCGAAATTATCGGCAAACATCACAGCATGTTCGTTGAACCGGACTTTGTAAAATCGGCGGATTATAAGGCGTTTTGGGCGAAACTCGCCGCCGGCAACTTCGACCAGCAGCAATATAAGCGCATCGGCAAGGGCGGCAAGGAAGTCTGGATCGAGGCGTCCTATAACCCTGTCATGCGCCGTGGCAAGCCGGTCAAGGTTGTCAAGATCGCCACCGACATCACCGCCCAGAAGCTGAAAGTTGCAGAAGATGCCGGCAAGATCGAGGCTTTGTCGCGGGCGCAGGCGATTATCGAGTTCACGCCGACCGGCGACGTCCTGACCGCCAACGAGAATTTCCTGTCCGCCCTCGGATATTCTCTGAGCGAGATCCAGGGCAAACACCATTCGATGTTCTGCGAACCATCCTATACCGCGTCGCCCGACTATCGGAATTTCTGGAAGATGCTTGCAGGCGGGGATTTGATGGCGGACGAGTTCATGCGGCTCGGCAAGGGTGGTCGCAAGGTCTTTATCCAGGCATCCTATAATCCGATCTTCGATATGAACGGCAGAGTTTTCAAGGTCGTGAAATTCGCGACCGACGTGACCACCCGGGTCGAAAACGTCGAACAGCTCGCGGGCTGCCTGAACAGGCTGGCGGACGGTGACCTGGCGCAGCAAATCGAAAAACCGTTCATCCCCTCGCTCGAACGTTTGCGCACCGATTTCAACGCCGCCTCCGACAAGCTGAAGCGCGCGATGGCGACTGTCGCCGACAACGCCAGGGCGATCTCCGCGGGATCCAGCGAGATTCGGACCGCCGCCGACGAGCTGGCAAAACGCACCGAGCAACAAGCCGCCTCGGTCGAGGAGACCGCCGCTGCGCTCGAGGAAATCACCACAACGGTCAAGGATTCCAGTCGTCGGGCGGAGGAGGCTGGCCAACTCGTTGCACGCACCCGCGAACATGCAGAGCATTCCGGGGAGGTGGTGCGCGACGCGATCGGCGCCATGGATCAGATCGAAACGTCCTCTCGCGAGATCTCCAACATCATCGGTGTCATCGATGAGATCGCGTTCCAGACCAACCTCCTGGCGCTGAATGCCGGTGTCGAAGCGGCCCGTGCCGGCGAAGCGGGCAAGGGATTCGCGGTCGTCGCGCAGGAAGTCCGCGAGCTCGCGCAGCGATCGGCCAAGGCCGCCAAGGAAATCAAGACGCTGATCACCTCGTCGGGCAGCCAGGTCCAGAGCGGGGTATCGCTTGTCACGAAAGCCGGTTCCGCGCTGCAGGAAATCGCAACCCAGGTCCACGACATCAACACGAATGTCGTCGCGATTGTCGAAGCGGCACGCGAGCAGTCGAACGCTCTCGGTGAGATCAACAAGGCCGTTAACAGCGTCGATCAGGGAACGCAACAAAACGCCGCGATGGTCGAGGAGCAGACGGCGGCCAGCCACAGCCTTGCTCGCGAGGCCGCCGCGCTATTCGAGCTGCTGGAGCATTTCAGGTTCGATGATAGCGGCCGAACGCAAGCGTTTGCTGGCCAGGTTCATCAGCCATCCGTCGCGCCAGTCGCCAAACAGTCGACCCGCGCTGCCCAGGTCTTCGCTGCGTAG
- a CDS encoding transcriptional repressor TraM: protein MESEDATLTKKVELRPLVGLTRGLHPADLEKLTIDAIRAHRRLVEKADELFQALPESYKSGKEVGGPQHLCYIEASIEMHAQMSAVSTLISILGYIPNATVN from the coding sequence ATGGAATCGGAAGATGCAACATTGACGAAAAAAGTTGAGCTCCGGCCACTGGTCGGCTTAACTCGTGGACTACACCCGGCTGACCTCGAGAAACTGACCATAGACGCAATCCGTGCGCATCGACGACTGGTCGAAAAGGCCGACGAACTTTTCCAGGCCCTGCCGGAAAGCTATAAGTCGGGAAAGGAAGTCGGAGGCCCACAGCATCTGTGTTACATCGAGGCCAGTATCGAGATGCACGCGCAGATGAGCGCTGTCAGCACGCTGATCAGCATTCTTGGCTATATCCCGAACGCCACCGTGAACTGA
- a CDS encoding TraH family protein: MVDSALIKECSDPGLKPAIVEQFIERAGAPDPLAVTVRSGNRIVLVPRPTTPDEALALIRQNLGRNIVRVGLTQYPAGLGIVEAGQLKPDLIEPCENIKMGTALFAKVYRIVTKWYGNPTESEVLPQVFEDAIIAWQTGYFEGTAVFRAADPGDVKLPEPDPGVEAETSEAGSDKMKGGNVDTALEAEPADPNKAGIRIDLSGIGARGK, translated from the coding sequence ATGGTCGATTCCGCCCTCATCAAGGAATGCAGCGATCCCGGCCTGAAACCCGCGATCGTCGAACAGTTCATCGAACGGGCAGGGGCGCCGGACCCGCTCGCGGTCACTGTCCGCTCCGGCAACCGCATCGTGCTTGTGCCGAGGCCGACAACGCCGGACGAGGCGCTCGCATTGATACGCCAGAACCTCGGTCGCAATATCGTTCGGGTCGGCTTGACGCAGTATCCCGCCGGGCTCGGTATCGTCGAGGCGGGCCAGTTGAAGCCGGACCTGATCGAGCCTTGCGAAAACATCAAAATGGGCACGGCCCTGTTCGCCAAAGTCTATCGTATCGTCACCAAATGGTACGGTAACCCTACCGAAAGCGAGGTCCTTCCGCAGGTTTTTGAAGACGCGATCATCGCATGGCAAACGGGGTATTTCGAGGGGACAGCGGTGTTCCGGGCAGCCGATCCGGGCGACGTGAAGCTGCCAGAGCCGGATCCTGGGGTGGAAGCGGAAACGTCCGAAGCCGGTAGTGACAAGATGAAGGGCGGCAACGTCGATACTGCACTCGAGGCGGAACCAGCTGACCCGAACAAGGCCGGTATTCGGATCGACCTTTCCGGCATCGGCGCGCGCGGGAAGTGA
- a CDS encoding ABC transporter substrate-binding protein, whose amino-acid sequence MLKTNRRNFMMGTAAIAVASTAGAKFTFAQERRALRLGVNGLPNSLEPVNAISNVGPRIVNQIFDTLIGRDFFAKGAPGNAIDLVPALAESWERIDEKSVRFKLRQKVMFHDGVELTADDVAYTFSSERLWGPEAIKKIPLGKSYSLDFDEPVVEDKYTVTLRTKTPSYLIETFVASWMSRIVPKEYYKKLGAVDFGNKPVGTGPYKFVEFVAGDRVVLEANDAYWGPKPTASKITYQIVAEPATRVAGLISGEYDIITTLTPDDIQLINSYPDLETRGTLIENFHMFTFNMNQEVFKDKKLRRALALAVNRPIMVEALWKKQASIPAGFNFPNYGETFDPKRKAMEYNVEEAKRLVKESGYDGTPITYHTMGNYYANAMPALMMMIEMWKQIGVNVVMKTYAPGSFPPDNQTWIRNWSNGQWMTDAYATIVPEFGPNGQVQKRWGWKAPAEFNELCQKVTVLPNGKERFDAYNRMRDIFEEEAPAVILYQPYDVYAARKDVHWKPVSFEMMEFRNNLSFG is encoded by the coding sequence ATGCTTAAGACCAATCGCAGGAATTTTATGATGGGCACCGCGGCGATAGCGGTCGCTTCAACTGCCGGTGCGAAGTTCACCTTCGCGCAAGAACGCCGGGCGCTTCGCCTGGGTGTGAACGGATTGCCGAACTCGCTGGAGCCGGTCAATGCAATCAGCAATGTCGGCCCGCGTATCGTCAACCAGATATTCGACACGCTGATAGGGCGCGATTTTTTCGCGAAGGGAGCTCCCGGCAATGCCATCGACCTCGTTCCGGCACTTGCCGAGAGCTGGGAGCGCATCGATGAGAAATCGGTTCGCTTCAAGCTGCGGCAGAAGGTCATGTTCCACGATGGTGTTGAACTGACCGCGGACGATGTCGCATACACCTTTTCTTCCGAACGCCTTTGGGGTCCCGAAGCGATCAAGAAAATCCCGCTTGGGAAATCCTATTCGCTCGATTTCGATGAGCCCGTGGTCGAGGACAAATACACAGTCACACTTCGCACAAAGACCCCGAGCTATCTCATCGAGACCTTCGTCGCATCCTGGATGAGCCGCATTGTTCCCAAAGAATACTACAAGAAACTGGGAGCAGTAGATTTCGGTAACAAGCCCGTTGGAACAGGCCCGTACAAGTTCGTGGAATTTGTTGCCGGCGACCGTGTGGTGCTGGAAGCCAACGACGCCTACTGGGGTCCAAAGCCGACTGCATCGAAGATCACCTACCAGATCGTCGCAGAGCCAGCCACACGCGTCGCGGGTCTGATCAGCGGTGAATACGATATCATCACTACCCTGACGCCGGACGACATTCAGCTGATAAATAGCTATCCGGACCTCGAAACGCGCGGGACGCTCATCGAAAACTTCCACATGTTCACCTTCAATATGAACCAAGAAGTTTTCAAGGATAAGAAGCTTCGGCGCGCTCTTGCTCTGGCTGTCAACCGGCCAATCATGGTTGAAGCGCTCTGGAAGAAACAAGCATCTATCCCGGCCGGCTTCAATTTCCCGAACTATGGGGAAACCTTCGATCCAAAGCGTAAGGCCATGGAATATAATGTCGAGGAGGCCAAGCGTCTCGTCAAGGAGAGCGGCTACGATGGAACGCCGATCACCTATCACACGATGGGCAACTATTATGCCAACGCCATGCCTGCGTTGATGATGATGATCGAAATGTGGAAGCAGATCGGTGTGAACGTGGTCATGAAAACCTACGCACCGGGTAGCTTCCCCCCGGACAACCAGACCTGGATCAGAAACTGGTCCAACGGCCAATGGATGACCGATGCCTACGCCACGATCGTCCCCGAATTCGGGCCGAATGGTCAGGTTCAAAAGCGTTGGGGTTGGAAGGCGCCGGCCGAGTTCAACGAATTATGTCAGAAGGTCACGGTTCTGCCGAATGGCAAGGAGCGCTTCGACGCCTACA
- a CDS encoding Na/Pi cotransporter family protein, whose protein sequence is MESTIVLINLCGAVALLLFGLAQVKDGASRALGARLRTGLASGTKSSARSFLSGFVATVALQSSTATALMVSSFVERELIKPRMAQVVLLGANVGTAVTAWIVATGIEWVSPALLFVGIILYRGGSTSRQGAGTALLGIALMLLSLHLLSNATEPLRHSPALAAFIGLLENAWPVAMIFSAAIAFASSSSLAAVVLILSLTSTGILSGGLVVALVLGANFGGAIPPVIASLSASAAAKRVTLGNLIVRAIGCLLILPVADILASWLSMLPVPASKLPVDAHLALNICLALLAMPFSRLLARWMGVLIPASEQADNTPKFLDPDELSTPVVALTSAAREVLGVGDLIERMLLRVSDAFQQNNAARLKEIAQLERQVDRLQQEVKVYLSKLGRTGLSEDEGRRSIVIIDYAINLEHIGDIVEKGLLPEVTKKIAHGLKFSDDVFSELTQLFQLTVDNLRIAQTILITRDINLARQLMERKVEVRHMEKQSSERHLERLRDGRTDSLQTSSLHLDILRDLKRINAHIVSVAHPIMDEQGLLGESRLIAGGSAD, encoded by the coding sequence TTGGAATCGACAATCGTTCTCATAAATCTCTGCGGCGCCGTCGCGTTGCTGCTGTTCGGCCTGGCCCAGGTGAAGGACGGAGCCTCCCGTGCGCTTGGGGCCAGATTGCGAACGGGCCTCGCCTCCGGCACGAAAAGCAGCGCCCGGTCGTTTCTATCAGGGTTCGTCGCCACAGTCGCGCTTCAGAGTTCTACAGCGACGGCGCTGATGGTCTCCTCGTTTGTGGAACGAGAGCTTATCAAGCCTCGCATGGCGCAGGTCGTCCTCCTCGGCGCCAATGTCGGAACGGCGGTCACCGCCTGGATCGTCGCAACGGGCATCGAATGGGTGTCCCCTGCCCTACTCTTCGTCGGCATCATTCTCTATCGAGGCGGTTCGACCTCCAGGCAGGGCGCCGGAACAGCGTTGCTCGGTATCGCGCTGATGCTGCTGTCACTACACCTACTCAGCAACGCGACCGAGCCGCTTCGCCATTCGCCGGCGCTCGCAGCGTTTATCGGCCTGCTTGAAAACGCCTGGCCGGTCGCGATGATCTTTTCCGCGGCCATCGCATTCGCTTCATCTTCAAGCTTGGCTGCGGTCGTTCTGATTTTGTCGTTGACCTCCACCGGAATCCTCTCTGGCGGGCTTGTCGTAGCGCTGGTTCTTGGAGCCAATTTCGGTGGCGCAATACCTCCGGTGATCGCGTCGTTATCAGCATCGGCGGCGGCCAAGCGGGTCACACTAGGCAATCTGATTGTCCGGGCAATCGGCTGCCTGCTGATCCTGCCAGTGGCCGATATTTTGGCCAGCTGGCTTTCGATGTTGCCGGTCCCAGCGTCCAAACTTCCCGTGGACGCGCATCTCGCGTTAAATATCTGCCTGGCTCTCCTGGCCATGCCGTTTTCCCGCCTTCTTGCACGGTGGATGGGGGTCCTCATCCCCGCGTCCGAACAGGCTGACAACACACCGAAATTCCTCGATCCGGATGAGCTATCAACACCAGTCGTAGCACTGACGAGTGCTGCACGCGAAGTGCTTGGCGTTGGAGACCTGATCGAAAGAATGCTCTTGAGAGTGTCGGACGCGTTCCAGCAGAACAACGCCGCGAGATTGAAGGAAATTGCGCAGCTTGAGCGCCAGGTCGACCGGTTACAGCAGGAGGTCAAGGTTTACTTATCGAAACTCGGCCGTACTGGACTGTCGGAAGACGAAGGCCGACGCTCGATCGTCATCATCGACTACGCCATCAACCTCGAACATATCGGGGATATTGTCGAGAAAGGTCTGCTGCCCGAGGTCACGAAGAAGATCGCCCACGGTTTGAAATTCTCTGATGACGTCTTCTCCGAACTAACACAACTCTTCCAGCTCACCGTCGATAATCTCCGGATCGCACAAACAATCCTTATCACCCGGGACATCAATCTCGCGCGTCAGCTCATGGAGCGGAAAGTCGAAGTCCGGCACATGGAAAAACAGTCTTCCGAGCGCCACCTGGAACGTCTGCGCGACGGGCGCACCGACAGCCTTCAAACCAGCTCGCTTCACCTCGACATCTTGCGTGATCTCAAGCGGATCAACGCGCATATCGTCTCGGTTGCTCACCCGATCATGGACGAGCAAGGATTACTGGGCGAGAGCCGTCTCATCGCGGGCGGCTCTGCAGACTGA